In the Phyllopteryx taeniolatus isolate TA_2022b chromosome 1, UOR_Ptae_1.2, whole genome shotgun sequence genome, cattttcaaaaccgcGCGCTTGTGttgtgctcgagtataaaggcaaactgtgcGCGGGATCgccacagtgacgtcagcacggtcgccgcccgcgcgagtataaagaagccttatgCGCCATATGCGGCCACAGCGCATGACGTGCACCGATCCCTGTGGATAAATGTTTCCCCTGCTCCTCCCTCTACGCTCCCGCGACGTGCGGTTGGGCAACAGTGAGGCTGATGGCCGTAACGCTGTTTTACTGGACCTCTGGCGGCTTAGAAACTCATTCGGGCTGGCGATGGGCCACGAGGCGGCGGATCTCATCCGGTTCGGATCTTGCCAGGCTGCTGCCTCGCAACCCAACTCGTGGTGGCGCACGGAAAGACAcatagcccaaataacacaagaCACAATACACTTCAGGGACTTTTTTACCGAGTTGTGGCCATAATTTGATGGCCAGTTGCACACTATACTGATAGTTATCAGTCAGGTTCTAATGATTGAGGAAGTGGCCGTTCCGCTGGCAGTGGGCTCTGTTTGCCGCTGCCTTGCAACATAAAGTGCATAGTGGCGGATGACACGAGACCCaaatcacacaaaacacattacacttcaggaaATGTGTTTTATAGAGTTGTGGGTTTAGTTTcatggccaattgcacgctaTACTAGTGGGTGAAGTTATTTATAAATAAGGAAGTTATTTATGAATAAGGAAGTGCAATTACGCCGAATGGCCACTGGCCGCATCTTCGTGACATCACAAGGGTacgttttagccccgcccacaaaatcaaaGAGAGAAATAATAGCATTTCAATTTATATCAATgggaattttttatttgatatatatgtgtagaggtggcacggtgatgactggttagagcgtctgcctcacacttctgaggaccggggttcaatccccggccctgcctgtgtggagtttgcatgttctccccgtgcctgcgtgggttttctccgggcactccggtttcctaccacatgtcaaaaacatgcatggtaggttgattgaagactctaatttgcccgtaggtgtgaatgtgagtgtgaatggttgtttgtttatatgtgccctgcgattggctggcaaccagttcagggtgtaccccgcctcctgcccgatgatagctgggataggctccagcactcctgccacccttgtggggataagcggctcagttaatggatggatggatatatgtagATTGAGTTATGATCTTGGTTTTGTATCTTGGAATTAAAagtgtaagtcaaggcaccattacacagttgtgctaaaaaatattggtatcccaggggtgccaatattttttaagtaTAAAAAGACACTAGACACAGacaatatgctttttttcttgattgtctgacatgaaatcagactaaacttgaCCCTTTTTTGTGCTCTTCTCATTGCTATTCTAGTTTTGACTATAATTTTGTCATGCCTTATTGTACAGATGTGAATTACCTGACGGAGGAGAAAGTATACGAGATCTTGGATAGCTGCGGCGAGAAGGAGGATTACTCCCCTCTCATCAGAGTAATTGGCCGAGTGTTCTCTAGCGCCGAGGTCCTGGTGCAGAGCTTCCGACGGTCGAATCCTCACACCAAGGAGGAGCTCAAGTCCCTTCAGGAAAAGGATGAGGACAAAGATGAGGACGAAAAGGAGGCCGCTGCCTGCTCGACCACAGCCATGGAAGAGGACTCCTCGATCTCGTCTTCATCGTCGCGGCTCGGAGAGGGGTCATCTGCAGACAATGCTGTCCAAAAGCTGGCCCCTGATGAGGTGACAGTAGACATTGAAGCGGTGCGCCGGGTGTACGAGCGCCTGCTTTCCAATGAGAAGATAGAAGCTGCTTTCTTGAACGCACTGGTCTACCTCTCACCTAACGTAGAGTGTGACCTAACGTACCATAATGTTTATTCTCGTGACCCAAATTACCTGAACCTGTTTGTTATAGTGATGGAGAACAGCAACCTCCACAGCCCAGAGTACTTAGAGATTGCCCTCCCACAGTTCTGCAAGGCCATGAGCAAACTCCCATTGGCCGCTCAGGCCAAACTCTCTCGACTGTGGTCGCACTACAGCGCCGAGCACATTCGGCGCATGGTGGAGACCTTCCAGCAGCTAATTACCTACAAGGTGATCAGTAACGAGTTCAACAGCCGCAACCTGGTAAACGATGACGACTCCGTTGTAGTGGCTACCAAGTGCTTGAAGATTGTCTACTATGCAAATGTGCTGGGCGGCGACCTTGATATGGAGCACAATGAGGACGAGGATGAGGAGCCCATCCCGGAGTCGAGCGAGCTCACCCTGCAGGAGCTGCTCGGCGAGGAGAGGCGGAACAAGAAGGGTCCTCGGGTGGACCCGCTGGAGACGGAGTTGGGCATCCGCACCAACGACTGTCGGCGGCCACTCATCCCCTTCGAGGAGTTCGTCAATGAGCCTCTGAACGAAGTGCTAGAGATGGACAAGGACTACACTTTCTTTAAGGTTGAAACTGAAAACAAATTCTCCTTCATGACGTGTCCCTTCATCCTTAATGCTGTCACCAAGAATCTGGGGCTGTACTATGACAACCGCATCCGCATGTACAGTGAGCGACGTATTACGGTGCTGTACAGCTTAGTGCAGGGCCAGCAGCTCAATCCGTACCTGAGACTGAAGGTCCGCCGGGACCACATCATTGATGACGCTCTGGTTAGGGTATGTGTGGTTCAGTCCTGTGATTTCAAAGATGAGACCATGTTGATAACTAAAGAAATGTACTTCTAAATAGCTGGAAATGATCGCAATGGAGAATCCTGCAGACTTGAAGAAGCAGCTATACGTGGAGTTCGAAGGAGAGCAAGGTGTCGATGAAGGAGGTGTTTCCAAAGAGTTCTTTCAGCTTGTAGTTGAGGAGATCTTCAACCCAGATATTGGTAAGATATCCCAGCCGTACTGAAACGTCACTAAAACCCAAGTGTTACAATTCATTGCAGCAACCCACAGTACAATTTGGAACAGGAATTCACGCGGGTGGGTAAAGTACACTGTAAAATCTGGGCTGAAAAAAGTAATTAGTAATTAGCGCTGGACGAtgtaattttttatatatatttttttaaacctgcgatatacagtatatactggaACCTGCAAAGAACGCAGAGTAAAAGGGGCGGGAGGGGGGTTGTCCGATATAGCGGATTGTGCACCAATATTACTGTACaacacaaaattattgttttgtagttggTTTTTTTCGTGGCTAAAAACGCACGGttcagtacaaagttattgtaaataaatatttaaaacatgaaaatatttgaaagtttcacattttatagtaacttacagtgggtatggaaagtattcagacccccttaaatgtttcagccatttgctaaaatcatttaagtgaattttttcctccttaatatacatacagcaccccatattataaaaaaacggaattgttgaaatctttgcatatttattaaaaaagaaaaattgaaatatcacacagccatacgtattcagaccgtttgctcagtatttagtggaagcacccttttgaactAATATAGCCATGagattttttgggaatgatgcaacaggtttttcacacctggatttggggatcctctgccattcctccttgcagatcctctccagttctgtcaggttggatggtgaacattggtgggcagctatttttaggtctctccagagatgctcaattgggttaagtcagggctttggctgggccattcaagaacagtcatggagttgttctgaagccactcctttattTTAGCCATGTGCTTAGGGCAttatcttgttggaaggtgaaccttcggcccagtctgaggtcctgagtgTTCTGGAGAaggaaaaacacccccacagcatgaagctgccaccaccatgcttcactgttcggactgtattggacaggtgatgagcagtgcctggttttcacataccgcttagaattctAAGCggaatgtgtggagaaaaccaaaaggttctaccttggtctcatcagaccagagaatcttatttctcactatcttggagtccttcaggtgtttttcagcaaactccatgcgggctttcatgcgtcttgcactgaggagaggcttccgtcgggccactctgccgtaaagccccgactggtggagggctgcagtgatgattgactttctagaactttctcccatctctgaatctctggagctcagccacagtgatctttgggttcttctttacctctctcaccaagccttttctcccccgattgctcagtttggctggacggccagctctgggAAGGATTCTTGTCGTCCCAAACGTcatccatttaaggattatggaggcctttgtgctcttaggaaccttaagtggaaCAGAATGTTttcgtaaccttggccagatctgtgccttgccacaattctgtctctgagctcttcaggcagttcctatgacctcatgattgtcatttggtctgacatgcactgtgagctgtaaggtcttatatagacgggtgtgtggctttcttaatcaagtccaatcagtataatcaaacacagtgggactccaatgaaggtgtagaacgatctcaaggatgatcagaagaaatgggcggcaccagagttaaatgagtgtcacaggaaagggtctgaatacttatgggtgagtgatatttcagtttttcttttttttaataaatctgcaaaaattccaacaattcaatttttttctgtcaatatggggtgctgtatgtacattaatgagggaaaaaaatttacttaaatgattataGCAAATGGCTCTAATATAACagactgaaaaatttaagggggtctgaatactttccgtacccactgtatcgtGCCGGTGTGCTTGCTCATGGTGAcattgacgtacagtactcatcataggtgagtcgctttcatgaactttgaggaattagtgtgctatCTAGTTCCAAATCTCTTCCCAAAGAGATtcttgacccaaaaaaaaacctgttactgtaccaaaaatagcatgctccagactccaaagacttgttttgTACTCCTCATTGAGTTGACACTGctgccatgccgctctctctctgctctatgtacaatagatacagtggtgtgaaaaagcttgcccccttcctgatttcttttttttttttggtcacacttttcccatcatcaaacaaacttaaatattagtcaaagacaacacaagtaaacacaagatgcagtttttaatatttagggagaagaaaaaaaaaaaaggattggcgcctaaacctaataattggttgggccacccttattAGCAAGAACTGCAATCAAGTGTTTCACGATAACTTGTCATGACTCTCTTACAGCGTTGTGGAGTAATTTTGACCCACTCATCTTttcagaattgttgtaattcagaaCTGCAGAACTCAAGTTCGTTTGAGGTTGTGGTCAGCTGgccggacattctccttcaggatgttTTGGTTGACAGCATTCATGGTTCAGTTTATCCAGGTCCCTGAAGTAGCAAAACAGCCCCtaaccatcacactaccaaccaccatattttgctgttggtatgatgttctttttctgaaatgctttgtttactttttcGCCAGATGTAATTGGACACATACCTTCGaaaaagttcaacctttgtcttgtcagaccacagagtattttaaCAAAAGATCATCAAGATGTATTTTGGGAAAATTGAGATGAGCCTTATTAATgatctttttgctcagcagtggtttttgtcttggaactctgccatacAGTgaatttttgcccagtctctttcctatggtggagtcatgaacactgaccttaagtGAGGCAAGTGagacctgcagttctttagatgttgttgtggggtcttttgtgacctcttggatgagtcgttgTTGCGTTCTTGTGGTAATATTGGTCGGGTgcccactcctgggaaggttcatcactgttctatgtttttgctatttgtggataattgctctcactgtggtttgctggagtcccaaaACTTTAGAAATgtctttataaccttttccacactggtAGATCTCAATAACTATCTTTcacatttgttcctgaatttctttagatctctgcatgatgtctagcttttgatgattttttggtctacttcactttgtcatgcaggtcctatttaagtgatttcttgattgagaacaggtgtggctagagaaattgaacttGGGTATGATAAGctacagttatgttttaacaggcaattactttttcacacagggccatgtaggtttgaattttttctctctctaagtaataaaaaacatttaaaaactgcattttgtgtttacttgttgtctttgactaatatttaaattagtttgatgataggaaacatttaagtgtgacaaacatccaaaaaaataagaaattaggaagggggcaaacaaccttttcacaccactgtatggCCATcgtcacatggccgccacgtcaatgccccacattcaacatggctgccacgtaggcacgtcttttggaattggatctagtaatactgtatttctgtgacctggaaatacgtTGGTCCCATTCtttgcctgcattgcgccacagcgccagtaaacaacagtggcaaattctggaactaacagactttgtcagcggccttttaagtgacaaatggaaactatttttggacacattgttcagtcccgccAGTCTGTTTTAGCTGATATCCGTTATCTCGGGgtctgttttatcgaggttccactatagtgcaatgtgaaataataaagGATCTGTAAAAGTAACGTAAATTTTCTACGCAAActtgttcaaagttcagttcgcCGTTCaaaaaattaactagttcagttcataattcaaaattctgaactaagttcagtggtccaaaatgaactaattcattgttgtatttttttcccaatatattgctgacgggctattaccctcaaaatactgacattttattttcccattgttgccacccattcaatcCACacagtagccagctgcagctttcaccctacaatctcaaaaacatgaaaagaaacGTCTTGCTtgaatgatgtttttatttatttatttttaattgaggcattaaaataaaaacaggactttGACCCTTTatgtgcaaaaataataataataataaaaataaaagtaacaatGCTGAAAAGACATTGATAACTTGATAACATTGATAACATTCttagcagctctggctgactatattaacaaaatattttcttatttactcgtcgattacaaaacaaaatacaaatttgacagTGTGATTGtgacagtgttttaactaaagcagtCTGATATAAATCATTTTCCtggtaatccatttttacaattatgtacagtattacaaaagaacaaaagaacacgttcactcccatttacgcagtgtccatGAACGCACCTCACACACTCACGCAGTGTGGCATGCCATCCTAGTTTAATTCTGAAGagtgaaataggaaatgcagcagttGCACATTGTTTTCCGTGTTCTCTTTCATAGTTataatacaaggaaaaagtataaaacactctgggctgctccatgtgtggTTTGAAGTGTTtcaatttactgtaaaatggGTGATAATTTTGATAATGGCGCATTTtttacacaaggtaactcaatgtgctttacatgattagaagcatttaaaaataaagacaaaaacaaaacatttaataacagagaaaatatatatctataaagATAAGAAATGTAAAGTGAAAGAAAGATAATTTATAAAAGGGAACTCTCTAAAATATTCataagcatgaggaaaaaataagtttttaacctggatttaaaaacagtggCACTTGCTGCTGACTTGACTTCTGtcggcaacttattccatttgtgagtTGCATCaccgtgtttgctttggactctttgCGGcattatttgacctgagtgtGCAGATCTCAGAGTCCTATATTCCACTAGCATTTGTTTCATGTATTtgggacctaaaccatttaatgagttgtagaccagtagcagaactttagtatattctaaagctgactgggagccagtgaagagactttagaattggagtaatatgttctgacctctttgatctggtcagaacccaagctgcagaaTTCTGAATGAGTTGTAGCTGttaaatgctcttttgggggagtccagtcagaagtccattacaatagtcaagtctacttgagataaagtcatggatgagcttctccggTTCTGCTTGGCACGTGCAAGCCTTCGCTCCAGAGgggttcttcagctggtagaaggctgttttagtaaCAGATTTGATATGACCACTAAAAGTCAGGTTGGAATCTATCagcacaccaaggttttggacttgttCTTTGGTTTTTagagagagtgactccaggtatttacgaaCAAGAAACCTATTTTCTTtacttccaaaaacaattactttgattttgttgtggtttaattgaaaaaggttttggctcatccagttatctgttttagatAGTGACACAACtcctcaattgaactgtggtaacacctcactggggaggtgtccgggaggcatccaaatcagatgccccagccacctcatctggctcctctcgatgtggaggagcagccagtctgagattctcccggatgaccgagcttctcaccctatctcgaagggaaagcccggacaccctgcggaggaaactaatttcggctgcttgtatccaggatcttgttctttcggtcacgacccacagctcgtgaccataggtgagggtaggaacgtagatcgaccggtaaattgagagctttacCTTTCGTTTCACACTCGGCTgggaactgctccagtgagagttggagatcatcatcttgatgaagccaacagaaccacatcatctgcaaaaagcagagatgcaatactgaggccaccaaaccggacccccactacacctcagctgcgccttgaaattctgtccataaaagttatgaacagaattggtgacgaagggcagccttggcggagtccaaccctcaccgggaatgagtccgatttactgccggatatgcggaccaaactctgactccggtcgtagaAGGGACTGAACACTCTGTGTCGGGGGGTTCGGTacctcatactcccgaagcatcccccacaggactccctgagggacacggtcggatgccttctccaagttcacaaaacacatgtaaactggttgggcgaactcccatgtaccctcgatgaccctgctgagggtgtagagcgggtccactgttccacggccaggacgaaaaccacactgctcttcctgaatctgagattcgacttcccgacggagcctctctccagcacccctgaatagaccttaccggggaggctgaggagtgtgatccccctgtagttggaacacaccctccagtcccccttcttaaaaagggtgaccaccaccccagtctgccaatccagaggcactgtccccgatgtccacgcgatgttgcagaggcgtgtcaacctggacagccctacaacctcctgagcctttaggaactccaggcgaatctcatccacccccagggccttgccaccgaggagctttttaaccacctcggtgacctcaaccccagagataggagagcccgcctcagagaacccagactctgcttcctcattggaaggcgtgtcggtgggattgaggaggtcttcgaagtattctccccaccgactcacaacgtcccaagtcgaggtcagcagcgccccatccccactatacacagtgttggtggtgcactgctttcctctcctgagatggcggatggtggaccagaatttcttcgaagccgtccggaagtctttctccatggcctcaccaaactcctcccataccagagtttttgcttcagcgaccaccacagctgcattccgcttggccagccggtacccatcagctgcctcaggagtcccacatgccaaaaaagccagataggactccttcttcagcttgacggcatccctcacgtTGGTGTCCAGCAATGGGTTCGGgtatttccgccacgacaggcaccaaccaccttatggccacagctctgttcggccgcctcagcaatggaggcgcggcaCATga is a window encoding:
- the LOC133483474 gene encoding ubiquitin-protein ligase E3A isoform X1, translating into MNSDEEEDCECAPPQADISPEGGADREYDEAQVENPEASRIDFVKKAVILRGDGGAGKNDLSESLKRKKRAAAKHLIERYYHQLTEGCGNESCSNSWCASSSGFCRMDNNAAAVKALELYKVNAKLCDPHPSKKGTASVYLENSPCSNTKMNHKDVHSVRDNFKDVNYLTEEKVYEILDSCGEKEDYSPLIRVIGRVFSSAEVLVQSFRRSNPHTKEELKSLQEKDEDKDEDEKEAAACSTTAMEEDSSISSSSSRLGEGSSADNAVQKLAPDEVTVDIEAVRRVYERLLSNEKIEAAFLNALVYLSPNVECDLTYHNVYSRDPNYLNLFVIVMENSNLHSPEYLEIALPQFCKAMSKLPLAAQAKLSRLWSHYSAEHIRRMVETFQQLITYKVISNEFNSRNLVNDDDSVVVATKCLKIVYYANVLGGDLDMEHNEDEDEEPIPESSELTLQELLGEERRNKKGPRVDPLETELGIRTNDCRRPLIPFEEFVNEPLNEVLEMDKDYTFFKVETENKFSFMTCPFILNAVTKNLGLYYDNRIRMYSERRITVLYSLVQGQQLNPYLRLKVRRDHIIDDALVRLEMIAMENPADLKKQLYVEFEGEQGVDEGGVSKEFFQLVVEEIFNPDIGMFTYDELTKLFWFNPSSFENEGQYTLIGIVLGLAIYNNCILDVHFPMVVYRKLMGKKGTFRDLADANPILHQSLKELLEYTGSVEEDMMITFQISQTDLFGNPLMYDLRENGDKIPVTNENRKEFVAQYAEYMLNKSVEKQFKAFRRGFHMVTNESPLKYLFRPEEIELLICGSRNLDFLALEDTTEYDGGYNRDCRIIKEFWETLHSFGEEQKRLFLQFTTGTDRAPVGGLGKLKMIIAKNGPDTDRLPTSHTCFNVLLLPEYSSKDKLRERLLKAITYAKGFGML
- the LOC133483474 gene encoding ubiquitin-protein ligase E3A isoform X2, with protein sequence MNSDEEEDCECAPPQADISPEGGADREYDEAQVENPEASRMKRAAAKHLIERYYHQLTEGCGNESCSNSWCASSSGFCRMDNNAAAVKALELYKVNAKLCDPHPSKKGTASVYLENSPCSNTKMNHKDVHSVRDNFKDVNYLTEEKVYEILDSCGEKEDYSPLIRVIGRVFSSAEVLVQSFRRSNPHTKEELKSLQEKDEDKDEDEKEAAACSTTAMEEDSSISSSSSRLGEGSSADNAVQKLAPDEVTVDIEAVRRVYERLLSNEKIEAAFLNALVYLSPNVECDLTYHNVYSRDPNYLNLFVIVMENSNLHSPEYLEIALPQFCKAMSKLPLAAQAKLSRLWSHYSAEHIRRMVETFQQLITYKVISNEFNSRNLVNDDDSVVVATKCLKIVYYANVLGGDLDMEHNEDEDEEPIPESSELTLQELLGEERRNKKGPRVDPLETELGIRTNDCRRPLIPFEEFVNEPLNEVLEMDKDYTFFKVETENKFSFMTCPFILNAVTKNLGLYYDNRIRMYSERRITVLYSLVQGQQLNPYLRLKVRRDHIIDDALVRLEMIAMENPADLKKQLYVEFEGEQGVDEGGVSKEFFQLVVEEIFNPDIGMFTYDELTKLFWFNPSSFENEGQYTLIGIVLGLAIYNNCILDVHFPMVVYRKLMGKKGTFRDLADANPILHQSLKELLEYTGSVEEDMMITFQISQTDLFGNPLMYDLRENGDKIPVTNENRKEFVAQYAEYMLNKSVEKQFKAFRRGFHMVTNESPLKYLFRPEEIELLICGSRNLDFLALEDTTEYDGGYNRDCRIIKEFWETLHSFGEEQKRLFLQFTTGTDRAPVGGLGKLKMIIAKNGPDTDRLPTSHTCFNVLLLPEYSSKDKLRERLLKAITYAKGFGML
- the LOC133483474 gene encoding ubiquitin-protein ligase E3A isoform X3, with product MDNNAAAVKALELYKVNAKLCDPHPSKKGTASVYLENSPCSNTKMNHKDVHSVRDNFKDVNYLTEEKVYEILDSCGEKEDYSPLIRVIGRVFSSAEVLVQSFRRSNPHTKEELKSLQEKDEDKDEDEKEAAACSTTAMEEDSSISSSSSRLGEGSSADNAVQKLAPDEVTVDIEAVRRVYERLLSNEKIEAAFLNALVYLSPNVECDLTYHNVYSRDPNYLNLFVIVMENSNLHSPEYLEIALPQFCKAMSKLPLAAQAKLSRLWSHYSAEHIRRMVETFQQLITYKVISNEFNSRNLVNDDDSVVVATKCLKIVYYANVLGGDLDMEHNEDEDEEPIPESSELTLQELLGEERRNKKGPRVDPLETELGIRTNDCRRPLIPFEEFVNEPLNEVLEMDKDYTFFKVETENKFSFMTCPFILNAVTKNLGLYYDNRIRMYSERRITVLYSLVQGQQLNPYLRLKVRRDHIIDDALVRLEMIAMENPADLKKQLYVEFEGEQGVDEGGVSKEFFQLVVEEIFNPDIGMFTYDELTKLFWFNPSSFENEGQYTLIGIVLGLAIYNNCILDVHFPMVVYRKLMGKKGTFRDLADANPILHQSLKELLEYTGSVEEDMMITFQISQTDLFGNPLMYDLRENGDKIPVTNENRKEFVAQYAEYMLNKSVEKQFKAFRRGFHMVTNESPLKYLFRPEEIELLICGSRNLDFLALEDTTEYDGGYNRDCRIIKEFWETLHSFGEEQKRLFLQFTTGTDRAPVGGLGKLKMIIAKNGPDTDRLPTSHTCFNVLLLPEYSSKDKLRERLLKAITYAKGFGML